One window of the Rosa rugosa chromosome 3, drRosRugo1.1, whole genome shotgun sequence genome contains the following:
- the LOC133739795 gene encoding F-box/FBD/LRR-repeat protein At1g13570-like isoform X2: protein MEFDRITSLPDDVTENILARLPLKEAVRTSILSRKWRYKSERLQDLVFDDQCVSTQSHPTCSFVNIVDHVLLVHTGPIRKFKLSRKETLATRDMDRWILHLSRNPVIKEMIIDFWIGNPYNIPSCLFFCQDIAYLELFRCLLNPPPSTCKGFRSLKTLCLLNVTMAQDVFENLIGCSPLLEILALISCDGFTNLKIDAPKLRLIDIIGVFVEFEFVDSSNLVDASFDLQVVVDQRGNCSNSGNLLRFFDHQLPHIRSLTIKSNFLKYLSIGALPLKLPKPCQYLNFLSLDMNFDKLDEISTVLCLLGSSPTLQELQILVDPEKDHAAVGEVESCLYDNYNCAYTQLRLVKITKISCVQAQLDFIKFLLLSSPVLERMTVQPASLDGFSKLVKDLLLFKRDSRRAEIMLLDP, encoded by the exons ATGGAGTTTGATAGAATTACCAGTTTACCAGATGATGTTACagaaaacattttggcacgTTTGCCGCTTAAGGAGGCAGTAAGGACAAGTATTTTATCCAGAAAGTGGAGGTACAAATCAGAAAGGCTTCAAGATCTAGTGTTTGATGATCAGTGTGTCTCGACTCAAAGTCATCCAACCTGCAGCTTTGTCAATATCGTTGATCATGTACTCTTAGTCCACACTGGCCCCATACGCAAGTTCAAGCTTTCTCGCAAAGAGACGCTAGCCACTAGAGACATGGACAGATGGATATTGCATCTATCGAGAAACCCTGTCATCAAAGAGATGATAATTGATTTTTGGATAGGGAATCCCTACAACATTCCATCATGTTTGTTTTTTTGTCAAGATATTGCTTATTTGGAATTATTCAGGTGTTTGCTAAACCCTCCTCCGTCTACATGCAAAGGCTTCAGGAGTTTGAAGACCCTTTGTCTTCTGAATGTTACCATGGCCCAAGATGTGTTTGAGAACTTGATTGGTTGCAGCCCTCTACTTGAGATATTGGCGTTGATAAGTTGTGATGGTTTCACCAATCTCAAGATTGATGCACCGAAGCTCCGGTTGATTGACATAATAGGGGTCTTTGTAGAGTTTGAGTTTGTAGATTCCTCAAATCTTGTGGATGCTTCCTTTGATTTGCAGGTTGTTGTTGATCAAAGAGGGAATTGTAGTAATTCTGGGAATTTGCTCAGGTTTTTTGATCACCAGCTGCCTCATATTCGAAGTCTCACAATAAAGAGCAACTTTCTTAAA TACTTGTCTATTGGTGCCTTGCCATTGAAGCTCCCTAAACCATGCCAATAtctcaattttctttctttagaCATGAACTTCGACAAGCTGGATGAAATTTCAACCGTCTTATGCCTTCTGGGAAGCTCCCCTACTCTACAAGAATTACAAATTTTG GTGGACCCTGAAAAGGATCACGCTGCTGTGGGAGAAGTGGAATCTTGTTTATATGACAACTACAACTGTGCATACACTCAACTGCGGCTTGTGAAAATTACCAAAATCTCTTGTGTACAAGCTCAACTAGATTTCATCAAATTTCTACTTCTAAGTTCACCTGTACTTGAGAGAATGACTGTTCAACCTGCTTCTCTCGATGGTTTTTCAAAGCTAGTAAAAGATTTACTTCTGTTTAAGCGTGATTCAAGGCGTGCAGAGATAATGCTTTTGGACCCATAA
- the LOC133739795 gene encoding F-box/FBD/LRR-repeat protein At1g13570-like isoform X3 — MEFDRITSLPDDVTENILARLPLKEAVRTSILSRKWRYKSERLQDLVFDDQCVSTQSHPTCSFVNIVDHVLLVHTGPIRKFKLSRKETLATRDMDRWILHLSRNPVIKEMIIDFWIGNPYNIPSCLFFCQDIAYLELFRCLLNPPPSTCKGFRSLKTLCLLNVTMAQDVFENLIGCSPLLEILALISCDGFTNLKIDAPKLRLIDIIGVFVEFEFVDSSNLVDASFDLQVVVDQRGNCSNSGNLLRFFDHQLPHIRSLTIKSNFLKYLSIGALPLKLPKPCQYLNFLSLDMNFDKLDEISTVLCLLGSSPTLQELQILILML; from the exons ATGGAGTTTGATAGAATTACCAGTTTACCAGATGATGTTACagaaaacattttggcacgTTTGCCGCTTAAGGAGGCAGTAAGGACAAGTATTTTATCCAGAAAGTGGAGGTACAAATCAGAAAGGCTTCAAGATCTAGTGTTTGATGATCAGTGTGTCTCGACTCAAAGTCATCCAACCTGCAGCTTTGTCAATATCGTTGATCATGTACTCTTAGTCCACACTGGCCCCATACGCAAGTTCAAGCTTTCTCGCAAAGAGACGCTAGCCACTAGAGACATGGACAGATGGATATTGCATCTATCGAGAAACCCTGTCATCAAAGAGATGATAATTGATTTTTGGATAGGGAATCCCTACAACATTCCATCATGTTTGTTTTTTTGTCAAGATATTGCTTATTTGGAATTATTCAGGTGTTTGCTAAACCCTCCTCCGTCTACATGCAAAGGCTTCAGGAGTTTGAAGACCCTTTGTCTTCTGAATGTTACCATGGCCCAAGATGTGTTTGAGAACTTGATTGGTTGCAGCCCTCTACTTGAGATATTGGCGTTGATAAGTTGTGATGGTTTCACCAATCTCAAGATTGATGCACCGAAGCTCCGGTTGATTGACATAATAGGGGTCTTTGTAGAGTTTGAGTTTGTAGATTCCTCAAATCTTGTGGATGCTTCCTTTGATTTGCAGGTTGTTGTTGATCAAAGAGGGAATTGTAGTAATTCTGGGAATTTGCTCAGGTTTTTTGATCACCAGCTGCCTCATATTCGAAGTCTCACAATAAAGAGCAACTTTCTTAAA TACTTGTCTATTGGTGCCTTGCCATTGAAGCTCCCTAAACCATGCCAATAtctcaattttctttctttagaCATGAACTTCGACAAGCTGGATGAAATTTCAACCGTCTTATGCCTTCTGGGAAGCTCCCCTACTCTACAAGAATTACAAATTTTG ATTTTGATGCTATAG
- the LOC133739795 gene encoding F-box/FBD/LRR-repeat protein At1g13570-like isoform X1: MEMDRISGLPNDVTEKILSCLPLREAVRTSVLSSKWRYKSAMLQDLEFDDSSWGRSQNREFDDDDYLEFVNMIDHVLLVHIVPIRKFKLCCTMDVVAARDIDRWITHLSRNSIKELIIMLWEDHGYNIPFSVFSCQGLVHLELLKCLLKPPSTFKGFKSLKSLQLHAVDVTQDVFENLIRCSPLLERLTLRHCDDVTDLNIDAPNLQYLHVLGAFDVVNLESALSITEAEIYMTIHDDQIWLPDSWIPACGSSNLLKIFDHLPHIRRLEIKWRFLKYLSLGSLPEKLNKPCQYLNALSIDISFDDPDAIPTALCLLRSSPALQELEIVMDRRKKLERRHTVVEEVKSSCLDVSYNCTLSQLRLVKITGISGVKAELDFIRFLLLSSPLLERMTITPPRFPEPATVDGFPKLVKELLQFKRESKHAEIILLDP, from the exons ATGGAGATGGATAGAATTAGCGGTTTACCAAATGATGTGACAGAAAAGATTTTGTCATGTTTGCCGCTAAGGGAGGCAGTGAGGACAAGTGTTTTATCCAGCAAGTGGAGGTACAAATCAGCCATGCTTCAAGATCTAGAATTTGATGATTCTTCCTGGGGGAGAAGCCAAAATCGAGagtttgatgatgatgattatcTAGAGTTTGTGAACATGATTGATCATGTACTCTTAGTTCATATTGTCCCCATACGCAAGTTCAAGCTATGCTGTACTATGGATGTGGTAGCCGCTAGAGATATTGATCGATGGATTACTCATCTATCAAGAAACTCTATCAAAGAGTTGATAATTATGCTTTGGGAAGACCATGGATACAACATTCCATTCTCTGTGTTTTCATGTCAAGGTCTTGTTCACTTGGAGTTACTCAAGTGTTTGCTCAAACCTCCGTCAACATTCAAAGGGTTCAAGAGCTTGAAGAGTCTTCAACTCCACGCTGTTGACGTGACCCAAGAtgtgtttgaaaatttgattcgTTGCAGTCCTCTGCTTGAGAGATTAACATTGCGACATTGTGATGATGTCACCGATCTCAATATTGATGCACCAAATCTCCAATATTTGCACGTTTTAGGTGCTTTCGATGTCGTTAACCTTGAGAGTGCCTTAAGTATTACTGAGGCTGAAATTTATATGACCATCCATGATGACCAAATATGGCTTCCTGACAGTTGGATTCCTGCTTGCGGTTCTAGCAATTTGCTCAAGATCTTTGATCACCTACCTCATATTCGAAGGCTTGAAATTAAGTGGCGCTTTTTAAAG TATTTGTCTCTGGGCTCTTTGCCAGAAAAGCTCAATAAACCATGTCAATATCTGAATGCTCTTTCTATAGACATAAGCTTCGACGATCCGGATGCAATTCCAACTGCTCTATGCCTTCTGAGAAGCTCCCCTGCTCTACAAGAGCTAGAAATTGTG ATGGATCGGAGAAAGAAACTCGAAAGGAGACACACTGTTGTCGAAGAAGTGAAGTCTTCTTGTTTGGATGTGAGCTACAATTGCACACTTTCTCAACTGCGACTCGTGAAAATAACTGGGATCTCTGGTGTTAAAGCTGAACTAGATTTCATCAGATTTCTCCTTTTAAGTTCACCTCTTCTTGAGAGAATGACTATCACGCCTCCTCGATTTCCTGAGCCTGCTACTGTGGATGGTTTTCCAAAACTAGTAAAAGAGCTACTTCAGTTTAAACGTGAATCAAAGCATGCAGAGATTATTCTTCTGGACCCATAA